AAGCCCGAATGCAGGCGACGATATTTTCTTTTCTGAGACCTCCTGCCACTATGAGAGGCTTCGCAATTGGTGTTTTTATGTTCCTTATTTTATCCCAGTTAAAAGGAATTCCCAAGCCCCCGCTTTTCCCATTTTGGGTGCTATCCAGGAGGTAAAAATCCACTACCTCTTTGTAGGCATCAAGTTGCGATGGGTCGAATGATTCGTCCACTCCAAATGCCTTGATAACCCCTTTCCCCAACTTCTCACAGAACTGAGGGGGTTCGCTTCCGTGGAGCTGTACCAGGTCTAAATGACAAAAGGACCGGATAAATTGCACCTCTTCCAGGGAGTGGTTTCTGAATACTCCCACTTTTGCAATGGAAGCAGGGAGGTTCCGTATGATTTGACGAGCTTTATCAGGGTTTACAAAACGGAGGCTTTCTTCAACAAAGATAAAACCCAGTGCCCATATACTGGTTTGCTGGGCGATTTGCACGGCATCTTTTTCTGATGTGATACCGCATACTTTAATGCGTACCAATTTTGACTCCTCCTTTGAGTTCCAGGAGTTTATTGTCGGGTTCCTCTGCCTTGATAAGGCTTTCTCCAACCAGAAAATTGTGTACTCCCTGCTTGAGAAGCAGCTCTATATCCTGGAAAGAAACGATGCCGCTCTCGCTTACCACGATTTTCTCTTTAGGAAGATATTTGCGTAAGCGTATAGTATTTTGGATGGAAACTTCAAAGGTGGCCAGGTTGCGATTGTTGATGCCAATCACGGGTGCTTCTGCTTGCAGTGCTTTCTGAATATCGCTTTCATCGTGCACTTCTACCAAGGGAGTTATGTTCAGGAGCTGGCAGAGCTCGACAAACTTTTTGAGGCGCTGCAAAGAAAGAATGCGAGCTATAAGTAGTAAGGCATCGGCTCCAAGTTTTGCCGCTTG
This portion of the Thermatribacter velox genome encodes:
- a CDS encoding phosphoribosylanthranilate isomerase; translated protein: MVRIKVCGITSEKDAVQIAQQTSIWALGFIFVEESLRFVNPDKARQIIRNLPASIAKVGVFRNHSLEEVQFIRSFCHLDLVQLHGSEPPQFCEKLGKGVIKAFGVDESFDPSQLDAYKEVVDFYLLDSTQNGKSGGLGIPFNWDKIRNIKTPIAKPLIVAGGLRKENIVACIRALQPFAVDLNSGVESAPGKKDIEKLREIIQILEREVKK
- the trpC gene encoding indole-3-glycerol phosphate synthase TrpC, whose product is MEDILEKIVTTKRKKLLYQRHPSLTELADLFLNRTHQGENKFYQALNQNPGPNIIAEVKFASPSKGKLLERFTLRELVYRYQKAGACAISVVTEETFFRGYSEMVREVKECSTLPVLQKDFVIEESQIYQAAKLGADALLLIARILSLQRLKKFVELCQLLNITPLVEVHDESDIQKALQAEAPVIGINNRNLATFEVSIQNTIRLRKYLPKEKIVVSESGIVSFQDIELLLKQGVHNFLVGESLIKAEEPDNKLLELKGGVKIGTH